The following are from one region of the uncultured Hyphomonas sp. genome:
- a CDS encoding glycosyltransferase family 9 protein encodes MAKTAKLASPVNPGAGAKEVLVIKLSALGDFVLALGAMKAVREFHPSARITLLTTPPFETFAKSCPYFDRVETDGRPDTMKATTALLSRIRKTKYDIIYDFQTSGRTKNYFSALSRMGKAPLWSGHHEKAAFFHDNPDRATMHSIDRLAEQLAVAGVAPDGRWNRENFPKPDLSWVRPKLRDAPRLQPAYFGLEQPYMLLIPGASEHREAKRWPVERFAELARRVADAGVTPAIIGGKAEGKIAQDILKREKRAKSLVTRTDLFQIVTLAEKAAFVVGNDTGPMHMAAIAGAPGVALFATNESNPDHAAPRGARSPIINSAPTLAELEIDTVWRSILALGVLPT; translated from the coding sequence ATGGCAAAAACCGCAAAGCTCGCCAGCCCGGTTAATCCGGGGGCTGGCGCCAAGGAAGTTCTGGTCATCAAGCTGAGCGCGCTCGGGGACTTTGTGCTGGCCCTTGGTGCGATGAAAGCCGTGCGGGAATTTCATCCCTCCGCTCGTATCACGCTGCTGACGACGCCGCCTTTCGAGACTTTCGCAAAATCTTGCCCGTATTTCGACCGGGTCGAAACCGATGGCCGCCCCGACACGATGAAGGCGACGACGGCGCTGCTCAGCCGCATCCGCAAGACGAAATACGACATCATCTATGACTTCCAGACGTCCGGGCGCACGAAGAATTATTTCTCGGCGCTGAGCCGTATGGGCAAGGCGCCGCTCTGGTCCGGCCACCATGAGAAGGCGGCCTTCTTCCACGACAATCCGGACCGGGCGACCATGCACTCGATCGACCGGCTGGCAGAGCAACTGGCCGTGGCGGGCGTGGCGCCGGACGGGCGCTGGAACCGTGAGAACTTTCCGAAGCCGGACCTCAGCTGGGTGCGGCCGAAACTGCGTGATGCCCCGCGGCTGCAGCCGGCCTATTTCGGGCTGGAACAACCGTACATGCTGCTGATCCCGGGCGCGTCCGAACACCGGGAAGCGAAGCGCTGGCCGGTGGAACGGTTTGCCGAACTGGCCAGACGCGTTGCCGATGCAGGGGTGACGCCCGCCATTATCGGCGGCAAGGCCGAGGGCAAGATCGCGCAGGACATATTGAAGCGGGAGAAACGGGCCAAGAGCCTCGTCACCCGGACGGACCTGTTTCAAATCGTCACCCTGGCGGAGAAAGCCGCCTTCGTTGTCGGCAATGATACCGGCCCGATGCACATGGCTGCAATCGCCGGTGCGCCGGGCGTTGCGCTGTTTGCCACCAATGAAAGCAACCCGGATCACGCGGCCCCGCGGGGCGCCCGGTCACCGATCATCAATTCGGCACCGACGCTGGCAGAATTGGAGATCGACACGGTCTGGCGGTCAATTCTGGCGCTGGGTGTGCTTCCCACTTGA
- a CDS encoding glycosyltransferase family 4 protein, giving the protein MESLPDIKGKTILQVTPELSAGGVERTVLEVTEAIVEAGGRALLASRGGRLEGEFEKLGGQLFRMDAKSKNPVVIKLNEGKLKRIIRAEGVDLVHARSRAPAWSAWTAAKATGVPFVTTYHGAYSGEEGLKRKYNSVMAKGDLVIANSQWIAAHVQRVHDIPPERIVTIPRGVDLEAFYPGAVTPQRIDAVRTRWGLKDDKRLTLFLPGRLTEWKGQLLAIQALALLAPEERDGLVLVLAGDAQGRDAYEGRIYDTIRQLQLDGQVLVVGHETDMPAAYLASDIVMAPSTRPEAFGRTAAEASAMARPVIVSDHGGGRETVLDGETGARFQPGDAAALAGAIRALLAVGKTARAGMGQAGQAHVRSHFSKRGLQMATLGVYKRLIG; this is encoded by the coding sequence TTGGAATCTCTCCCCGACATAAAAGGCAAGACGATCCTTCAGGTTACGCCTGAACTGTCTGCAGGCGGCGTGGAACGCACCGTTCTGGAAGTGACCGAAGCCATTGTGGAGGCGGGCGGCCGGGCGCTGCTGGCCAGCCGTGGCGGTCGCCTCGAAGGCGAGTTCGAAAAACTGGGCGGCCAGCTGTTCCGCATGGATGCCAAATCCAAGAACCCGGTCGTGATCAAGCTCAATGAGGGCAAGCTGAAACGCATCATCCGGGCCGAAGGGGTGGACCTTGTGCATGCCCGGTCCCGCGCGCCGGCCTGGAGCGCCTGGACGGCCGCGAAAGCCACCGGCGTGCCGTTCGTGACCACCTATCACGGCGCCTATTCCGGAGAGGAAGGCCTGAAACGGAAGTATAATTCCGTCATGGCGAAGGGCGATCTGGTGATCGCCAATTCCCAGTGGATCGCGGCGCATGTGCAGCGGGTCCACGACATCCCGCCAGAGCGGATCGTGACCATCCCGCGCGGTGTGGATCTCGAAGCGTTTTATCCGGGCGCCGTCACACCGCAGCGGATCGACGCGGTCCGCACGCGCTGGGGCCTGAAAGATGACAAACGCCTGACCCTGTTCCTGCCGGGCCGCCTGACGGAATGGAAAGGCCAGCTGCTGGCGATTCAGGCGCTGGCCCTGCTGGCACCGGAAGAGCGGGACGGGCTGGTTCTTGTGCTGGCCGGGGATGCGCAGGGCCGCGATGCCTATGAAGGCCGGATCTATGACACGATCCGCCAGTTGCAGCTGGACGGGCAGGTGCTTGTGGTGGGCCACGAGACAGACATGCCGGCCGCTTACCTTGCCAGCGATATTGTCATGGCGCCCTCAACCCGGCCGGAAGCCTTCGGGCGGACGGCGGCGGAAGCGTCTGCCATGGCGCGGCCGGTGATCGTGTCCGATCATGGCGGCGGGCGCGAAACCGTGCTCGACGGGGAGACCGGCGCCCGCTTCCAGCCGGGCGATGCGGCGGCGCTGGCGGGCGCGATCCGGGCGCTGCTGGCGGTCGGGAAAACCGCCCGCGCGGGCATGGGCCAGGCCGGACAGGCGCATGTGCGCAGCCATTTCTCCAAGCGGGGGCTTCAGATGGCCACCCTCGGCGTCTATAAGCGCCTGATCGGTTAG